The Candidatus Nealsonbacteria bacterium DNA segment ACATATTTTCTCAAAAGATTTTGACTTGCCAAATCCAATTGGCAATATTTTTTTATTTCCGGAATTTCCATCTCCGAATTGGTCTTTTCCTTTAAAAACCTTTCTCTTTGAATTTTCCTGCATTCTTGCACCCTTTCTCTGATTTCTTGACTGTAATTTTCTTGGTCAGGGCTTACCAGCTTTTCATACCTTAATTCAGGAAGACTAATAAAAATATCAATTCTATCCATTAAGGGTCCGGAAAGCTTTCTTTGATACATTCTGATTTGAGAATTGGTGCAGTTGCATTTTTTTTCCGGGTCGTTGAAATAACCGCAGGGGCAAGGATTGGTGGCTGCGACCAAAATAAAACGACTGGGGAAGGTCAGAAAATGTTTTGACCGGGAGACAATAATTTTACCTTCTTCAATCGGCTGTCTTAAACTTTCCAGAACATCGCGGTGAAATTCGGGAAATTCATCTAAAAATAAAACCCCCCGATGAGCCAAAGTAATTTCACCTGGCCGGGGAGGATTGCCGCCGCCAATTAAAGCTACTTCGGAACAAGTATGATGGGGAGAGCGAAATGGCCGGAAATTAATCAAAGGATTTTCTTTTGATAAAAATCCAACAATGCTGTAAATTTTAGTTACTTCCAGGGATTCTTCAAAAGAAAGGGGTGGTAAAATTGAAGGAATGGCTTTGGCTAATAAGCTTTTGCCGGTACCCGGGGGACCAAACATTAAGAGGTGATGACCGCCGGCCGCTGAAATTTCCAAAGCCCTTTTGCTTAATTCCTGACCCTTGATATAACCCAAATCAAGCGGATAATTTGGCTGGCAAAGAAAATCCTCATAATTCGTTTTTGAAGAAGAAATTTGCCTTTTTCCTTCCAGATACTCAATGGTTTCTTTTAAATTATTTACTCCGATTATTTTTATTTCTTTAATTAAGCCGGCCTCTAAGACGTTTTCTTTTGGTAAAAGGACTTCTTCAAATCCTTTTTCTTTGGCCAAATTAGCAAAAATCAAAGCTCCTTTTATTGGTTTGATTCTACCGTCTAAAGCCAGTTCGCCAAAAAAAATTTTATTTTCCGATTGAAATTTTATTTTTTTAGTTGATAAAAGACAACCCAAGGCAATGGGCAAGTCATAAAGAGAACCCTCTTTTTTTAAATCGGCCGGAGCCAAAGAAACCAAGACCTTCAGGGGCTGGTGATGGGGTGATTGAAAACCCGAGCTTTCAATGGCGCTTCCGACCCTTTCTTTTGATTCTTGAATGGCTTTGTCAGGCAAGCCAATAATTTCAAAATACTTCATCCCAAAAGAGGTATTGATTTCTATTTCCACAACCTGGGATTCCAAGCCCAAAATTGCTCCTGAAAAAACTTTAGAAGGCATTAACAGTAAATTTTAAAAATAAATTTTAAAAATATCAAAAAGAAAAAGCAAAAACAACAACCAAAATTGTTATAACTAAAATTAAAATTATTAATCTAATCCAGATTTTTTCTCCCAACGAGGATTTTTGGGGCAAAGGACGGAAAATTTCAATTTGGGGTGGCGGAATTTCCAACTTTTCAAATTCAGATGAGCCGAGCGGAGTTTTGGGGCTAACTCCTTCTTTACCAGCCACTTTTTCTAAAAAACTTTTTCTTTCTTTTTCTTCTTTTTCTTGAAGTTCGGCCAACCTTTTTTTAACCCCCTCTGTTTTTACTTGTCTTAATTTTTCTCTTTCTTTTTTTTCTTCTTCTCCGGCTCTTTTTCTTTTTTCCAAAAGAGCTTTTAAAGAATTTTCTTTCTCTTCTTTTATTTCTTCTATTCCCTTTGATAACCCTTCTTTTTCTTTCTTTTTTTCTTCAATTTCCCTTTCTTTTCTTTTTATTTCTTCCTGTTTTTTTCTTTCTTCTTCCTCTTCTTTTTCCAATCTTCTTTTTTCCTCCTCCGCTTTCTTTTCCATTTCTTCTTTTCTTTTTCTTTCTTCTTCCTCCCGAGCGAAGCGAGGGGGAAGAAGAGACNNNNNNNNNNNNNNNNNNNNNNNNNNNNNNNNNNNNNNNNNNNNNNNNNNNNNNNNNNNNNNNNNNNNNNNNNNNNNNNNNNNNNNNNNNNNNNNNNNNNNNNNNNNNNNNNNNNNNNNNNNNNNNNNNNNNNNNNNNNNNNNNNNNNNNNNNNNNNNNNNNNNNNNNNNNNNNNNNNNNNNNNNNNNNNNNNNNNTTCATCGACTTCCTTTTGTTCTTCTATTGGAATTGGATTTAATGCCTCGTCTATTTCTTTTATTCTATTTTCCAAACCCTGTTTTTCTTTTAACAATTGTTGATGTTTTAGATCCACTTCTTTTGCCTGGAGTTCTAATTCTTCCTTTTTTTCCTCAGAAGCCCATCTTTCTTTTTCAATTTCTTTTCTTTTTTTCTCTATTTTCCTTCTCTCTTCTTCAATCTCTCTTTTTCTTTTTGGAATTTCTGTTAATTGTTCCTTTTCTTCAATGACCTTAACTTCTCTTTCCGCCTCTTCTTCTTTTTCCAGGGCTTTGTTTAAAGATTCTTCGGCTTCCCCTATTTTTTCAAGAAGTTGACCTTTTTCTTTATCTAAAATTTTTATTCTTTCCGAAGTTTTTTCCAATTTACCTTTTAGTTGTTTTTTTTCCTCCTCTAATTTTATTTCTTCCTCCCTTTTTAAAATTTCCCCTTGTCTTTTTTTTATTTCCTCTTCTCTTTCTAAAATTACCTGATATCTTGAATCAAATTCTTTTATTTGATTTTCAATTTTTTCTTTTTCCTTATCTAATTCCCATCTTTTTAATTCTATCCCCCCCCTTTTTTCTTCAATTTTCCATCTTTCTTTTTCAATTTGTTGCTTTTGTTTAATTGCCTGGGCTGATTTTTCCCTTTCTTCAATTTCTCTTTTTTCTTTTTCTATTTTTTCCTCCTCTTTTAAAAGAGGACCTAAAATCAAGTCCAATTGCTCTGTTTCTTTCAAAAGTTTATTTTTTTCATCTTCCAATGGTATTTTTTCCTGAGC contains these protein-coding regions:
- a CDS encoding YifB family Mg chelatase-like AAA ATPase translates to MPSKVFSGAILGLESQVVEIEINTSFGMKYFEIIGLPDKAIQESKERVGSAIESSGFQSPHHQPLKVLVSLAPADLKKEGSLYDLPIALGCLLSTKKIKFQSENKIFFGELALDGRIKPIKGALIFANLAKEKGFEEVLLPKENVLEAGLIKEIKIIGVNNLKETIEYLEGKRQISSSKTNYEDFLCQPNYPLDLGYIKGQELSKRALEISAAGGHHLLMFGPPGTGKSLLAKAIPSILPPLSFEESLEVTKIYSIVGFLSKENPLINFRPFRSPHHTCSEVALIGGGNPPRPGEITLAHRGVLFLDEFPEFHRDVLESLRQPIEEGKIIVSRSKHFLTFPSRFILVAATNPCPCGYFNDPEKKCNCTNSQIRMYQRKLSGPLMDRIDIFISLPELRYEKLVSPDQENYSQEIRERVQECRKIQRERFLKEKTNSEMEIPEIKKYCQLDLASQNLLRKYVEARKLSARGYHRVLKTARTIADLDKAEKILSDHLNESLIYRLKEGVDFNY